The following proteins are co-located in the Flectobacillus major DSM 103 genome:
- a CDS encoding hybrid sensor histidine kinase/response regulator, whose product MPLKTIKNWFSTPLPQSHFREFETERLAFQSKAIQLALKLSLVALPVLSIGDFWVLKDILTPFWWDTYLGVMISFEIGIFYVLGKIRNISIARLEQSNEKGILKRWIILSVAGLTFIQYLGAIIAKLYGAELLVLALAVSYFNLSFLLNTLERFFYNLFCIILFFLGYYLILSSDQILPDTILVLVALSAFLFVTGSQIHQWQLQQFTQHRHLITMAQEQNSQLRRAIRSQKEVIEVLCKEMDVAVDIVDDTSAQSLSYQTKALLFRFTEYKQQLLESKQRYQDLFMNVNDGVGIISETGQIKDANDTFLDILGISRDEMNHFDLGMLVHPDDREKSNIYLRKLLTDGFYQNYVGRVIRGDGAVRYLEINATAIVENGVYKGSRDIIRDITHRKLAEQAIEEARNAEKQFLANMSHEIRTPLNAIIGITHLLYDTKPDAQQLEYFDILKNSSQFLLNLITDLLDIAKMDAGKITAQPKDFDLRGLLKTIQQTFQMKVVSKGLEVDFMIDMRMEQYYHADETLIYQVLFNLLGNADKFTEKGKIGLKAKMLENTAEDTIFEFQVFDTGIGIPADKVDLVFNKFTQLHDKNKIKAPGTGLGLSICKQIIEFLQGKIWVESTEGKGTKVFFTLPLKKVKNPQNITPNALQAFAPPKTDDIVPVIEGLNVLLVEDNELNRKYACTLLEKWQVNLDVAFDGLEAFQKAQEKKYDLILMDIQMPILDGYEATIKIINTQNPNNNTPIIALTASALKAQRDKALECGMVDYLSKPFTPVQLKEILHKYAFR is encoded by the coding sequence GTGCCTCTAAAAACAATCAAAAATTGGTTTTCAACCCCCTTACCTCAGTCTCACTTCCGTGAATTTGAGACCGAGCGGTTAGCGTTTCAGTCAAAAGCGATTCAGCTTGCCCTAAAACTGAGCCTTGTGGCTCTTCCTGTGCTAAGTATTGGTGATTTTTGGGTACTCAAAGATATTCTAACCCCCTTTTGGTGGGACACCTATTTGGGTGTTATGATTAGTTTTGAAATAGGTATTTTTTATGTTCTGGGCAAAATCCGTAATATTTCGATTGCTCGGCTTGAGCAATCCAACGAAAAAGGTATACTCAAACGCTGGATAATTCTATCGGTAGCAGGTCTTACTTTTATTCAATACCTAGGAGCTATTATTGCCAAGCTTTATGGTGCCGAACTACTGGTTTTGGCCTTAGCGGTTTCGTATTTCAACCTATCTTTTTTGCTAAATACCCTAGAGCGATTCTTTTATAATTTATTTTGTATTATTCTGTTTTTTCTGGGTTATTATTTGATACTTTCTTCAGACCAAATTTTGCCCGACACCATACTGGTTCTTGTAGCTCTCAGTGCATTTCTCTTTGTGACTGGTAGCCAGATTCATCAGTGGCAACTTCAGCAATTTACCCAACATCGTCACCTTATTACGATGGCTCAAGAGCAAAACTCACAGCTTAGAAGGGCTATTAGAAGTCAAAAAGAGGTAATTGAAGTGCTTTGTAAAGAAATGGATGTAGCGGTAGATATTGTCGATGACACTAGTGCCCAAAGCTTAAGCTATCAAACCAAAGCTCTTTTATTTAGGTTTACAGAATACAAACAACAATTGCTAGAATCGAAACAACGTTATCAAGACCTTTTCATGAACGTAAATGACGGGGTAGGAATTATTTCAGAAACAGGACAAATCAAAGACGCTAACGATACTTTTTTAGATATACTAGGTATTTCTCGTGACGAAATGAATCACTTCGATTTGGGTATGCTAGTACATCCCGACGACCGAGAAAAATCTAATATCTATCTTAGAAAACTACTAACAGATGGCTTTTATCAAAACTATGTAGGGCGGGTAATCAGAGGCGACGGGGCTGTCCGATATTTAGAAATAAACGCTACCGCCATTGTCGAGAATGGCGTTTATAAGGGCTCGCGCGATATTATTCGAGATATTACTCACCGTAAACTAGCCGAACAGGCCATAGAGGAAGCTCGTAATGCCGAAAAGCAGTTTTTGGCCAATATGAGTCACGAAATCAGAACGCCACTCAATGCTATTATTGGTATTACGCACTTATTGTACGATACCAAGCCCGATGCCCAACAGTTAGAGTATTTTGATATTCTCAAAAACTCGTCTCAATTTTTGCTCAATCTTATTACCGACCTCCTCGATATTGCTAAAATGGATGCTGGCAAAATTACTGCCCAGCCCAAAGATTTTGACCTTCGTGGCTTGCTCAAAACCATTCAGCAAACCTTCCAAATGAAGGTTGTATCAAAAGGCTTGGAGGTTGATTTTATGATAGATATGCGAATGGAGCAGTATTATCATGCCGACGAAACCCTTATTTATCAGGTATTATTTAACCTTTTGGGCAATGCCGATAAGTTTACCGAAAAAGGCAAAATTGGCCTAAAAGCCAAAATGCTTGAAAATACAGCAGAAGATACAATTTTTGAATTTCAGGTTTTTGATACGGGTATTGGTATTCCTGCCGACAAAGTAGACTTAGTATTCAATAAATTTACTCAACTACACGACAAAAATAAAATCAAAGCTCCTGGTACAGGCTTAGGATTGTCGATTTGTAAACAGATTATAGAGTTTTTACAAGGTAAAATTTGGGTAGAAAGTACCGAAGGTAAAGGAACAAAAGTGTTTTTTACCTTGCCTTTGAAAAAAGTCAAGAACCCTCAAAATATAACACCAAATGCCTTACAAGCTTTTGCACCTCCCAAAACCGATGATATTGTTCCTGTCATTGAGGGGCTCAACGTACTATTGGTAGAAGATAATGAGCTTAACCGTAAATATGCTTGTACCTTGCTGGAAAAATGGCAAGTGAATCTTGATGTGGCTTTTGATGGGCTAGAAGCCTTTCAGAAAGCACAAGAAAAAAAGTATGATTTGATTTTGATGGATATTCAGATGCCTATTTTAGATGGCTACGAGGCTACTATCAAAATTATTAATACCCAAAATCCAAATAACAATACGCCCATTATTGCCCTTACTGCTAGTGCCTTAAAAGCTCAACGAGACAAAGCCCTAGAGTGTGGTATGGTTGATTATTTAAGTAAACCTTTTACGCCAGTACAGCTCAAAGAAATTTTGCATAAATACGCCTTTCGATAA
- the porU2 gene encoding putative type IX secretion system sortase PorU2, producing the protein MKKRNFTLLSIVLIFTIKMYAQIVPNKWIYEQKKYWKIQIASKGVYRISFEEMQKKGLGLQLNPAYFQMFRRGEEVALLIENNNDTLFNRGDSFSFFALPNDGKEDTLLYQKNSHQPQIDYSLFTDTAAYFLVYSPEVLHPKRIVSASIVPNLAKIQEVHWDIHRQVFTDNYFVGLTEKGTFPNEEIYDSHYVEGEGWMSPTYGGTTPLTYNLPFTNAQTGQLHFSIGLVGQVLGKQWVIVSNTWNDERDSILLEDARPVVFNKTIAFKADNPNPVFAFTIQGTNTTSRYAISTIAWRYPQKLVLNEKEKYLNWPENNSLQQVLLESASSNWQYWDVSYQNRPELLTTSRLFANQIVLTTNATQIYAFETPKSVLSIKPVTFASIEKGADYLIITDSSLLQKSNAIADYAHYRASTAGGQFKSKILTTEQLYDLFSFGDKSIIALQRYLAWMKIPSQKQYVFLIGSSVYPHKARKSAAMYALDLVPNVGWPSSDTPLVMDSVGIMGMAIGRLAVTNTQEIEQYLAKVKEYENVESLGLWRKRFLHLSGGRYLSEQKLFKQNLDEIQQIAQLAQHGLYFSTIAKKTDDPVEFINTAQHVNQGLAMITLFGHSAIGQADLDIGYASNSALGYKNQGKYPFVLVNGCDAGDLFSGKIALGTDWITTPNKGAILFLAHTHTAYPAYLQGFSKMFYTHLFQDSLGLAIGDIHAKTLESLHLKTLNNAYWQSTLQQFTLQGDPAISLTKFWQKPDLAFAEHGIEITEEPDSLKITLIVNNYGKAPKTRWAIAVRCADDSKTLTTYRFEQHIVPFYSDTIILKIPKGITLAHHSLKMTVDLDIDNQLDEWQENNNTAFYEWTFRSPVVSIFSPENFGIVNHTKVLFKGFVAPIITDGISLQIDTLISYNSPFWQQQRLLAKGYFEQAVTLLPQDSLTYYWQIVDTQQKVLASGSFTYLSGTKEGWMHNTFEQLQYTNTDKNVVLQDRKWQQKPLKLTLSMRISGADVLQDNYVTSLVVNELQYLGNGLCYPWNSVNAIAFDISLRPYSVIPTLSCGNSPYCINNLHESLLVNQNPMIVYLNAIKQKEWVLLFSRGRVDTQSWSSEVWQALQAFGISITQLKVLKSGCPFVILAQKGGMVAFEKYGTRTTDNLLVDNFTIEQVASTCMIKSPWIGSARQWYFLKNQIEYDSTQATWTVEIWGKTAEGNSQKLQEYPRASVIDLTSIQASRYPFLQICWKVTTFATAKVIPQLQKWAVYYQPLPEGILLENRSRKVFQELEPLHWQMQFKNISQQPFQDSISVKIVLQNTLGVPLKTQYKLLKSVLPNDSAWVNVLIDNDLPSGYYWVSIVANPYSQPEQDYSNNTATFAFEIQPDQTPPVLSVKINERIVTNYEPILAHPQVDILLEDENPFRPLPRQAILFEEKHCRSCSWIPLQLGDSVQTRFSRFPNLLHWRYSPQSWVKDTIWIRVQGTDAQQNRAGVEPYQIAILIKNDTNTIKVNVWPNLLQAYSRFIISDITEKNTEGLIQIWDITGVLQTEWPIVLNRGLNEIIWDGKDRTGNLLLNGMYFYKVILQNKDTIWALRNKSVFAGKIFIFR; encoded by the coding sequence ATGAAAAAAAGAAACTTTACCCTATTAAGTATCGTACTGATATTTACGATAAAAATGTATGCTCAGATTGTACCCAATAAGTGGATTTACGAGCAAAAAAAGTACTGGAAAATTCAGATTGCCAGCAAAGGTGTATATCGGATTTCTTTTGAGGAAATGCAAAAGAAAGGGCTTGGATTACAGCTTAATCCTGCTTATTTTCAGATGTTTAGAAGAGGTGAGGAGGTTGCATTACTCATAGAAAACAACAACGATACCTTATTTAATAGGGGTGATTCCTTTTCGTTTTTTGCTCTTCCCAATGATGGTAAGGAAGATACTCTTTTGTACCAAAAAAACAGTCATCAGCCTCAAATCGACTACAGTTTATTTACTGATACTGCTGCTTATTTTCTGGTTTATTCTCCTGAAGTACTTCATCCTAAACGTATTGTTTCGGCATCTATTGTACCTAATCTTGCTAAGATTCAGGAGGTACATTGGGATATACATCGACAAGTTTTTACCGATAATTATTTTGTAGGACTCACCGAAAAGGGGACATTCCCCAATGAAGAAATCTATGATAGCCATTATGTAGAAGGTGAAGGCTGGATGAGTCCAACGTATGGGGGTACAACACCACTGACCTATAATTTGCCTTTTACCAATGCCCAAACAGGTCAGTTGCATTTCTCCATTGGCTTGGTTGGGCAGGTGCTTGGCAAACAATGGGTTATTGTCAGTAATACATGGAATGACGAACGGGATTCTATTTTGTTGGAAGATGCTCGTCCTGTTGTATTTAACAAGACTATCGCATTCAAGGCCGATAATCCTAATCCTGTTTTTGCATTTACAATCCAAGGAACAAATACCACCAGTCGGTATGCCATTAGTACAATAGCGTGGAGGTATCCACAAAAGTTGGTATTGAACGAAAAAGAAAAATATTTGAACTGGCCTGAAAATAATAGCCTACAGCAGGTTTTGCTCGAATCCGCTAGCTCCAACTGGCAGTATTGGGATGTGTCGTATCAAAATCGGCCAGAGCTATTGACTACTTCTAGGCTATTTGCCAATCAGATTGTTTTAACAACCAATGCTACCCAAATTTATGCTTTTGAAACGCCTAAAAGCGTATTATCTATCAAGCCTGTAACTTTTGCTAGTATAGAAAAAGGGGCTGATTATTTGATAATTACAGATAGTAGCCTTCTCCAAAAATCTAATGCTATTGCCGACTACGCTCACTATAGAGCTTCAACAGCAGGGGGGCAATTCAAGTCTAAAATCCTTACGACCGAACAGCTCTATGACCTTTTTAGTTTTGGCGATAAATCTATCATAGCTCTACAACGCTATTTGGCATGGATGAAAATACCTTCCCAAAAGCAGTATGTATTTTTAATTGGCTCGTCGGTATATCCTCACAAAGCCCGAAAATCAGCGGCAATGTATGCCCTCGACCTTGTTCCAAACGTGGGCTGGCCAAGTTCTGACACCCCTTTGGTTATGGATTCGGTGGGCATAATGGGTATGGCGATAGGCCGTTTGGCAGTAACCAATACACAAGAAATAGAACAGTATTTGGCTAAAGTAAAAGAGTATGAAAATGTAGAAAGCTTGGGTTTGTGGCGAAAACGTTTTTTGCACCTGAGTGGTGGTAGGTATTTGTCGGAACAAAAACTATTTAAACAAAATCTGGATGAAATACAGCAAATAGCCCAATTAGCACAACATGGGTTGTATTTTTCTACGATAGCCAAAAAAACCGATGACCCCGTAGAGTTTATCAATACCGCTCAGCATGTTAATCAAGGGTTGGCTATGATAACCCTATTTGGACACTCGGCCATAGGCCAAGCCGACTTGGATATTGGCTATGCAAGCAACTCGGCATTGGGTTACAAAAACCAAGGGAAATATCCATTTGTACTGGTTAATGGCTGTGATGCGGGCGATTTGTTTTCGGGCAAAATAGCACTGGGAACAGATTGGATAACAACCCCAAACAAAGGGGCTATTTTGTTTTTGGCACATACACATACGGCTTATCCAGCCTATCTGCAAGGCTTTTCAAAGATGTTTTATACTCACCTCTTTCAAGACTCGTTGGGCTTAGCAATAGGCGATATTCATGCCAAAACGCTTGAATCGTTACATTTAAAAACGCTAAACAATGCTTATTGGCAAAGTACTTTACAGCAGTTTACCTTACAAGGCGACCCCGCTATTAGTTTGACGAAGTTTTGGCAAAAACCTGATTTGGCTTTTGCCGAGCATGGTATCGAAATAACAGAAGAGCCAGATTCTTTGAAAATCACTTTGATTGTCAATAATTATGGCAAAGCTCCCAAAACTCGTTGGGCTATTGCTGTTCGTTGTGCTGATGATAGCAAAACGCTTACTACTTATCGTTTTGAGCAACATATAGTACCTTTTTATAGCGATACCATTATCCTAAAAATTCCTAAGGGTATAACCCTTGCCCATCATAGCCTAAAAATGACGGTAGATTTGGACATCGATAACCAGCTAGATGAATGGCAGGAAAACAATAATACAGCCTTTTATGAATGGACATTTCGGTCGCCAGTGGTAAGTATTTTTTCACCCGAAAATTTTGGTATAGTCAATCATACAAAAGTACTTTTCAAGGGCTTTGTTGCACCTATTATAACCGATGGCATTAGCTTACAAATAGATACACTTATTAGCTATAATTCACCTTTTTGGCAGCAACAACGTTTGCTTGCCAAAGGTTATTTTGAGCAGGCGGTTACATTGTTGCCACAAGATTCGTTGACCTATTATTGGCAAATAGTAGATACACAACAAAAGGTATTGGCAAGTGGCTCGTTTACTTATTTGTCTGGTACAAAAGAGGGTTGGATGCACAATACTTTTGAGCAACTTCAGTACACTAATACCGACAAAAATGTTGTATTGCAAGATAGAAAATGGCAACAAAAACCGCTGAAACTTACTTTGAGTATGCGGATAAGTGGAGCTGATGTTTTACAGGATAATTATGTTACATCACTGGTAGTCAATGAACTACAGTATTTGGGTAATGGGTTGTGTTATCCTTGGAATAGTGTCAATGCTATCGCTTTTGATATTTCGCTACGACCCTATTCGGTGATACCAACGCTAAGTTGTGGCAATTCGCCTTACTGTATCAATAATTTGCATGAAAGCTTGTTGGTCAACCAAAACCCCATGATAGTGTATCTGAATGCCATCAAACAAAAGGAATGGGTTTTGTTGTTTAGTAGAGGCCGAGTCGATACCCAAAGCTGGTCGAGCGAAGTCTGGCAGGCGTTACAAGCTTTTGGGATTTCAATCACCCAACTAAAAGTCTTAAAATCGGGCTGTCCATTTGTGATTTTAGCACAAAAAGGAGGAATGGTAGCTTTTGAAAAATATGGTACTAGAACTACCGACAACTTACTTGTTGATAATTTTACCATAGAACAGGTTGCTTCTACATGTATGATTAAAAGCCCGTGGATAGGTTCGGCTAGGCAGTGGTATTTCCTGAAAAATCAGATAGAGTATGATTCGACACAAGCCACTTGGACAGTAGAAATCTGGGGCAAAACCGCAGAAGGCAATAGCCAAAAATTACAAGAATACCCCCGTGCCTCAGTCATAGATTTAACCTCGATACAGGCTAGTCGTTATCCTTTTTTACAGATTTGTTGGAAAGTAACCACTTTTGCTACAGCCAAGGTTATTCCTCAACTGCAAAAATGGGCGGTTTATTATCAGCCTTTGCCCGAAGGCATCTTATTAGAAAATAGGTCTCGAAAGGTGTTTCAAGAGCTTGAGCCACTGCATTGGCAAATGCAGTTCAAGAATATCAGCCAACAACCTTTTCAAGACTCGATTAGCGTAAAAATCGTTTTGCAAAACACACTGGGAGTACCCTTAAAAACCCAATATAAATTGCTAAAAAGTGTATTGCCCAACGATTCGGCTTGGGTAAATGTACTGATAGACAATGACTTGCCTTCGGGATATTATTGGGTAAGTATTGTAGCCAATCCTTATAGCCAACCCGAGCAGGATTATTCCAACAATACAGCCACTTTTGCTTTTGAGATACAACCCGACCAAACACCACCTGTACTTTCGGTAAAAATCAACGAAAGAATAGTGACTAATTACGAACCAATACTTGCACACCCACAAGTCGATATTTTGCTGGAGGACGAAAACCCCTTTCGGCCACTACCTCGGCAAGCCATACTTTTTGAAGAAAAACATTGTCGTTCTTGCTCATGGATACCGCTGCAACTTGGCGATTCGGTACAAACCCGTTTTTCTCGGTTTCCCAATCTGTTACATTGGCGATATTCCCCCCAAAGTTGGGTGAAAGATACCATCTGGATTCGGGTACAAGGTACAGATGCCCAGCAAAATCGGGCAGGAGTAGAGCCTTATCAAATAGCTATTTTGATAAAAAATGACACCAATACCATCAAAGTAAATGTTTGGCCCAATCTGTTACAGGCGTATAGTCGGTTCATTATTAGTGATATAACCGAAAAAAATACAGAAGGATTGATTCAAATTTGGGATATAACAGGGGTTTTACAAACCGAATGGCCGATTGTTTTGAATAGAGGGCTCAACGAAATAATTTGGGATGGCAAAGACCGAACTGGTAATCTTTTGTTAAATGGTATGTATTTTTACAAAGTAATTCTGCAAAATAAAGACACCATCTGGGCGTTGAGGAATAAGTCCGTTTTTGCAGGCAAAATTTTCATTTTCAGATAA
- a CDS encoding sensor histidine kinase: MMLTVDIYSKNTWWKIAFLAFCVILGAFSLYFTDRIVSKLEEREKQQIQLYAESFKFMMTNELDKDVNFFFEKIKKANENTTIPVILKDGAGYLTASESIQIPEGLNSKEQQAFLQEKLNEILKDDNPPFVLDMDFHKEYVYYGNSRLLNMLRYYPVFQLIVVLIFGLAAYLFFDASRRAEQNRVWVGLAKETAHQLGTPLSSLTAWVEYFKSDPSYDPEIVRELEKDVERLDVITTRFSNIGSVPVLKEENIAETVEVFMSYLKRRISSKVSLTIENRLEAFPKASINKYLFEWVIENICKNAVDAMNGVGALKITMENIKHNQIAIDITDTGKGISKQNLSKVFSAGFSTKKRGWGLGLTLAKRIIENYHNGKLFVKHSEVGKGTTFRIVIDGVV, from the coding sequence ATGATGTTAACCGTTGATATTTATAGTAAAAATACTTGGTGGAAAATCGCCTTTTTAGCTTTCTGTGTGATTCTAGGGGCTTTTTCTTTGTATTTTACCGACAGAATTGTTTCAAAATTGGAAGAACGGGAAAAGCAACAAATACAGCTCTATGCCGAGTCGTTTAAGTTTATGATGACCAACGAGCTGGATAAAGATGTAAATTTCTTTTTTGAGAAAATCAAAAAGGCTAATGAAAATACTACTATTCCTGTGATTTTGAAGGACGGAGCGGGGTATTTGACGGCTTCAGAAAGTATTCAGATTCCTGAAGGACTAAACTCTAAAGAGCAACAGGCCTTTTTACAAGAAAAACTCAATGAAATTCTAAAAGATGATAATCCGCCCTTTGTACTCGACATGGATTTTCACAAAGAATATGTGTATTATGGCAATTCAAGGCTATTGAATATGCTTCGCTATTATCCTGTTTTTCAGTTGATTGTCGTGCTTATTTTTGGTTTGGCGGCCTACCTGTTTTTCGATGCCTCGCGGCGTGCAGAACAAAATAGGGTGTGGGTGGGGCTTGCCAAAGAAACAGCTCACCAGTTGGGTACACCGCTGTCGTCGTTAACGGCTTGGGTAGAGTATTTTAAATCCGACCCTAGTTATGACCCCGAAATTGTACGAGAACTAGAAAAAGACGTAGAACGCTTGGATGTTATTACTACCCGCTTTTCTAATATTGGTTCTGTTCCAGTTCTCAAAGAAGAAAATATTGCCGAAACAGTAGAGGTATTTATGAGTTATTTGAAACGACGAATTTCGTCGAAAGTTTCACTGACTATCGAAAATAGATTAGAGGCTTTTCCCAAGGCATCTATTAATAAATATTTGTTTGAATGGGTAATCGAGAATATTTGTAAAAATGCCGTGGATGCCATGAATGGGGTTGGAGCTTTGAAGATTACAATGGAAAATATCAAGCATAATCAAATAGCAATTGATATTACCGACACAGGCAAAGGTATCAGTAAACAAAATCTGAGCAAAGTATTTAGTGCGGGCTTTAGTACCAAAAAACGAGGTTGGGGGCTAGGGCTTACTTTGGCCAAAAGGATTATCGAAAATTATCATAATGGTAAGTTATTTGTAAAGCATTCAGAAGTCGGAAAAGGAACAACTTTTAGAATAGTAATAGATGGTGTTGTATAA
- a CDS encoding YceI family protein translates to MKKITILSLVLLVSMSTFAQKWSLDKSHSKVSFSVVHMLLSDVEGSFKKVDATITSSKDDFSDAVFELTADVSSINTDNDMRDNHLKSPDFFDAAKFPTITFKSTSVQKVDAKKFKINGDLTLHGITKPITLDATLNGTGVNPRSNKKLAGFKVVGNIKRSDFELGKTPTAVVSDEIELKANGEFVKD, encoded by the coding sequence ATGAAAAAAATCACCATTCTTTCGCTTGTCCTATTGGTATCTATGAGCACTTTTGCCCAAAAGTGGTCGCTCGACAAATCTCACTCGAAAGTATCATTTAGTGTTGTTCACATGTTATTATCGGATGTAGAGGGTTCATTCAAAAAAGTAGATGCTACTATTACTTCTTCAAAAGATGATTTCTCGGATGCAGTATTTGAGCTTACCGCCGATGTTAGCAGTATCAATACCGACAACGATATGAGAGATAATCATTTAAAAAGCCCCGATTTTTTTGATGCAGCCAAATTTCCTACTATTACTTTCAAAAGTACTTCTGTTCAGAAAGTTGATGCCAAGAAATTTAAAATCAATGGCGACCTCACTTTGCACGGTATAACCAAACCTATTACCTTAGATGCCACCCTAAATGGTACAGGTGTAAATCCGAGAAGCAATAAAAAATTAGCAGGATTCAAAGTTGTGGGTAATATCAAACGTTCAGATTTTGAACTTGGCAAAACACCTACTGCTGTTGTGAGCGACGAAATCGAATTAAAAGCCAATGGTGAGTTTGTAAAAGATTAG